One genomic window of Ottowia oryzae includes the following:
- the murJ gene encoding murein biosynthesis integral membrane protein MurJ, with amino-acid sequence MSLFKAASTVSLLTLASRITGLVRDLLMASAFGVSGLTDAFNVAFRIPNLLRRLFAEGAFSQAFVPVLARSKAANGEEATRHLIDAVATVLTWVLVLTCAVGVVASPILVWLLASGLDAHSFDSGVLMTRIMFPYIGCMSLVAFSAGILNTWRHFVVPAATPVLLNLAMIVAAWLGAPWLAKMGIEPIYAMAVGVMVGGILQLAVQVPALRRLGLLPHISLSWRRVREAWRDPGVRQVLTLMLPALLGVGVAQLSLLINTQIASHLAAGSVTWVWYADRLMEFPTALLGVALGVVLTPQLSAARAKGDDARYSQMLDWGLRLVVVLSLPCAAALLVFATPLIATLFYHGKFAPDDVQRVALALAGYGVGLVGLVAVKVLAPGYYASLDIRTPVKIAIAVLVVTQLLNVVLVPQLQHAALTLSIALGALLNAGWLLTGLIRRGSYQPAAGWGVFGAQTLGATLLMSAFLAWAGDQFDWLALVSWQRVALLAGSILVAMVVYFGALAAAGVKLRQLVRR; translated from the coding sequence GTGAGCCTATTCAAAGCCGCCTCCACCGTCTCCCTACTGACATTGGCTTCGCGCATCACCGGTCTGGTGCGCGATTTGCTGATGGCGTCGGCCTTTGGCGTCAGCGGCCTGACGGACGCGTTCAACGTCGCCTTTCGCATTCCCAACTTGCTGCGCCGCCTGTTCGCTGAAGGTGCGTTCAGCCAGGCTTTCGTGCCGGTGCTGGCGCGGTCGAAGGCGGCCAATGGCGAAGAAGCCACGCGCCACCTGATCGATGCGGTGGCCACCGTGCTCACCTGGGTGTTGGTGCTGACCTGCGCGGTGGGCGTGGTGGCCTCACCGATTCTGGTGTGGCTGCTGGCCAGCGGGCTGGATGCGCACAGCTTTGATTCAGGGGTGCTGATGACGCGCATCATGTTCCCCTACATCGGATGCATGTCGCTGGTGGCTTTTTCGGCTGGCATTCTGAATACGTGGCGCCATTTCGTCGTGCCCGCCGCCACGCCGGTGCTGTTGAACCTGGCCATGATCGTGGCGGCCTGGCTGGGCGCGCCTTGGTTGGCCAAGATGGGCATCGAGCCCATCTACGCCATGGCCGTCGGTGTGATGGTGGGGGGCATCCTGCAGCTGGCCGTGCAGGTGCCCGCGCTCAGGCGCCTGGGCCTGCTGCCGCACATCAGCCTGAGCTGGCGCCGCGTGCGCGAAGCCTGGCGCGACCCGGGCGTGCGGCAGGTGCTGACGCTGATGCTGCCCGCGCTGCTGGGCGTGGGCGTGGCGCAGCTGTCCTTGCTGATCAACACGCAAATCGCGTCGCACCTGGCGGCGGGCAGCGTGACCTGGGTTTGGTACGCCGATCGGCTGATGGAATTCCCCACCGCCTTGCTGGGCGTGGCCCTGGGCGTGGTGCTGACGCCGCAACTGTCCGCCGCCCGCGCCAAGGGCGACGACGCGCGCTATTCGCAAATGCTGGACTGGGGCCTGCGCCTTGTCGTGGTGCTGTCGCTGCCGTGCGCCGCGGCGCTGCTGGTGTTTGCCACGCCGCTGATCGCCACGCTGTTCTACCACGGCAAATTTGCGCCTGACGACGTGCAGCGCGTGGCGCTGGCGCTGGCCGGTTACGGCGTGGGCCTGGTCGGGCTGGTGGCGGTGAAAGTGCTGGCGCCGGGCTACTACGCCAGCCTGGATATCCGCACGCCCGTCAAGATCGCCATTGCGGTGCTGGTGGTCACGCAGCTGCTGAACGTGGTGCTGGTGCCGCAGTTGCAGCACGCGGCGCTGACGCTGTCGATTGCGCTGGGCGCGCTGCTCAACGCCGGCTGGCTGCTGACGGGGCTGATCCGGCGCGGCAGCTACCAGCCCGCCGCAGGCTGGGGCGTGTTTGGCGCGCAGACGTTGGGCGCCACCTTGTTGATGAGCGCTTTTCTGGCCTGGGCCGGCGACCAGTTCGACTGGCTGGCGCTGGTCAGCTGGCAGCGTGTGGCCCTGCTGGCGGGCTCCATCCTGGTGGCCATGGTGGTCTACTTTGGCGCGCTGGCGGCGGCCGGGGTCAAGCTGCGGCAGCTGGTCAGGCGCTGA
- a CDS encoding antibiotic biosynthesis monooxygenase family protein codes for MFARTPPPPYCAVIFSSVRTPGDAGYDAMAQRMAELAAQQPGYLGAESVRNAEGEGITVSYWTDEAAAAAWKRNAEHLQAQRLGRSQWYGRYELRIARVERAYGGGAD; via the coding sequence ATGTTCGCCCGTACCCCGCCGCCGCCGTACTGCGCCGTCATCTTCTCGTCCGTGCGAACGCCGGGCGACGCCGGTTACGACGCCATGGCGCAGCGCATGGCCGAACTGGCGGCCCAGCAGCCCGGCTACCTGGGCGCCGAAAGCGTGCGCAACGCCGAGGGCGAAGGCATCACCGTCTCTTACTGGACCGACGAAGCCGCCGCGGCCGCCTGGAAGCGCAACGCCGAGCACCTGCAGGCGCAGCGCCTGGGGCGCAGCCAGTGGTATGGGCGCTATGAATTGCGCATTGCCCGCGTCGAGCGCGCCTATGGCGGCGGCGCCGACTGA
- a CDS encoding isochorismatase family protein has product MTTALLVIDAQESFRHRPFWSEADLPAYLAAQNALIEGAAAQGTPIVRILHRSGLDVADNPFSDASGHVRALAGLAEFDAAATFSKSRHSALVGTGLDVRLTERGIRRLIVSGIRTEQCCETTARHAADLGWQVDYVPTATLTFDMVQPDGRPLPAADIVACTCTVLAGRFARICSVAEALEAAP; this is encoded by the coding sequence GTGACCACCGCCCTTCTCGTCATCGACGCCCAGGAATCCTTTCGCCACCGGCCCTTCTGGTCTGAGGCCGACTTGCCCGCCTACCTGGCAGCCCAAAACGCCCTGATCGAAGGCGCCGCCGCCCAGGGCACGCCCATCGTGCGCATCCTGCACCGCAGCGGGCTAGACGTGGCAGACAACCCGTTCTCAGACGCCAGCGGCCACGTGCGGGCGCTGGCCGGGCTGGCCGAATTCGACGCCGCCGCCACCTTCAGCAAGTCGCGGCACAGCGCGCTGGTGGGCACCGGGTTGGACGTGCGGCTGACCGAGCGGGGCATTCGCCGCCTGATCGTCAGCGGCATCCGCACCGAGCAATGCTGCGAAACCACCGCCCGCCACGCCGCCGACCTGGGCTGGCAGGTGGACTACGTCCCCACCGCCACGCTGACCTTCGACATGGTGCAGCCCGACGGGCGCCCCCTGCCCGCCGCCGACATCGTGGCGTGCACCTGCACGGTGCTGGCCGGGCGTTTCGCGCGCATTTGCAGCGTGGCCGAAGCGCTGGAGGCCGCGCCATGA
- a CDS encoding SirB1 family protein, whose amino-acid sequence MPLDLTLPTPLAYFAALVQQDEGLPLLEAAAALAQDDTPDLDVEQVLEQVDQLADRLNQRISPSADPVERLRAVNQFFFADLGFAGNVNDYYNAKNSYVDVVLHTRRGIPISLAVLWLELGQSAGLKVDGVGFPGHFLVQAKIEDGCVVIDPFTGQSLGRPELHERLEQFQLDRELAHSDATLAQFLQPTPPRQILARMLRNLQDIHRTRRDWPRLVRVQDRLVTLLPEAWAEYRDRGLALAQLGDIERARADLSVYLREAAEAADRDAMAERLSALGGSAD is encoded by the coding sequence ATGCCGCTGGATTTGACTTTGCCCACGCCGCTGGCCTACTTCGCGGCCCTGGTTCAGCAGGACGAAGGCCTGCCGCTGCTGGAAGCCGCTGCCGCGCTGGCGCAAGACGACACGCCCGACCTGGACGTGGAGCAGGTGCTGGAGCAGGTCGATCAGCTGGCCGACCGCCTCAACCAACGCATTTCGCCCAGCGCCGACCCGGTGGAGCGGCTGCGCGCCGTCAACCAGTTCTTCTTTGCCGACCTGGGCTTTGCCGGCAACGTCAACGACTACTACAACGCCAAGAACAGCTACGTGGATGTGGTGCTGCACACGCGGCGCGGCATCCCCATTTCTCTGGCGGTGCTGTGGCTGGAGCTGGGCCAGTCGGCCGGCTTGAAGGTGGACGGGGTCGGCTTTCCCGGGCACTTCCTGGTGCAGGCGAAGATCGAGGACGGGTGCGTGGTGATCGACCCGTTCACCGGCCAGTCGCTGGGGCGGCCAGAGCTTCACGAGCGGCTGGAGCAGTTTCAGCTCGACCGCGAGCTGGCGCACAGCGACGCCACGCTCGCGCAGTTTCTGCAACCCACGCCGCCCCGGCAGATCCTGGCGCGCATGCTGCGCAACCTGCAGGACATCCACCGCACGCGGCGCGACTGGCCGCGCCTGGTGCGGGTGCAAGACCGGCTGGTCACGCTGCTGCCCGAAGCCTGGGCCGAGTACCGCGACCGCGGCCTGGCGCTGGCGCAACTGGGCGATATCGAGCGTGCGCGCGCCGACTTGAGCGTGTACCTGCGCGAAGCGGCCGAGGCCGCCGACCGCGATGCCATGGCCGAGCGCCTGTCGGCGCTGGGTGGCTCGGCCGACTGA
- a CDS encoding DJ-1/PfpI family protein: MTAQTLTLTLTVHILAFDGVEALDFAGPYEVFTTATRMHQRLAPAPAAPLFDVRAVAADNQPVRARAGLRLLPELDFHTAPRCDVLIVPGGVVDGALACPRTLAWLRKQSALAQITASVCTGAFLLAEAGVLTDQEVTTHWEDLADLQRRYPALRVTDRQRWVDGERLVTSAGISAGIDMSLHLVARLGGQALAERTARQMDYAWQAA; the protein is encoded by the coding sequence ATGACCGCCCAGACGCTGACGCTGACGCTGACGGTGCACATCCTGGCCTTCGATGGCGTGGAGGCGCTGGATTTCGCCGGCCCCTACGAGGTGTTCACCACCGCCACGCGCATGCACCAGCGCCTGGCGCCCGCCCCCGCTGCGCCTCTGTTTGACGTGCGCGCCGTCGCCGCAGACAACCAGCCGGTGCGCGCCCGCGCGGGGCTGCGCCTGCTGCCTGAGCTGGATTTCCACACCGCGCCGCGGTGCGACGTGCTGATCGTGCCCGGCGGCGTGGTGGACGGCGCCCTGGCCTGCCCTCGCACGCTGGCTTGGCTGCGCAAGCAGTCGGCGCTCGCGCAAATTACCGCGTCGGTCTGCACCGGCGCCTTTCTTCTGGCCGAAGCTGGGGTGCTGACCGATCAAGAGGTCACCACGCATTGGGAAGACCTGGCCGACCTGCAGCGCCGCTACCCCGCGTTGCGCGTCACCGACAGGCAGCGCTGGGTGGACGGGGAGCGCCTGGTGACGTCAGCCGGGATCAGCGCTGGGATCGACATGAGCCTGCACCTCGTGGCGCGCCTGGGCGGACAAGCCCTGGCCGAGCGCACGGCGCGCCAGATGGACTACGCTTGGCAAGCAGCCTGA